From a single Arachis hypogaea cultivar Tifrunner chromosome 3, arahy.Tifrunner.gnm2.J5K5, whole genome shotgun sequence genomic region:
- the LOC112790518 gene encoding uncharacterized protein: MTLEDFFTLTEMRDGLTAPSRVQELVSEMQKEQDSVVKNACDATRQWAAVASTIAATENKDCLDLFIQLDGLLFINRWLNESHNFGADANDGFIEESISALLRAIEKLQLDSKKSISSGIWGTVHKLLGHHSSRVRDRARQLFDSWEGGENGEVEPQVDRSSDKIAKEECQPSAVTEGGNDDGHASETVVGEKSQLRRSDSMLPEKVATEQIPSSDNAPESSVSLDSEHLKEKANHFSSVLTPVQEVAPISEGVATVTEICNSHIPKPGNFKGEPDDVQLNDLSKAEKLEQNNSVPPENSGIADSSFSSSKLGHGPVSLGATETNAPESVKEPTLEHNDENNENGVCHIMAVPCDMRTPASDAKSAVDDVEAINSSNPQPPKASENDNECVSNMLQDSSVRDRNLGKSEQLEMPFLSTEYVKGVTEGKGQVSNQGNGASSYGSEREYDNVDNNALKGARQVSLEKGQVSNKVIDASNGSDSSRRRKRPRIPNLIKKTSDIELEYGIVDALEVARQVAQEVEREVRSSSSEEISEGRIRRPGSSGSPVSSDNKYELTHVLPEEVSSRQSNSADACSEQDGHMSYSDNIEAQAQPECLPDLESSQVTEAAQDPGGNSEKSLCTFDLNEEIGSNGMDVSVNTMPAAPIPVVSVSKPAQSSGPPTAPLQFEGTLGWKGSAVTSAFRPASPRRSSDSERNVSVGGNSHSSKRRHDFLDIDLNVADGDEELVKQKSSGLPFEQSLAELNPKQSSRLDLDLNSVGDDGDIQPSNRRTEAQLFSQRNDFWSPLHGASSSSMQPSVRNIDLNDRPYFQTALVEQGPSKSLFMDSYGRSKSDAPVISILGAKVEVDRREHVPQTISIPNGKGIEPVIDLTMSGAGAMLGMCPSVSYSKSAVFGYNGLTSGPHLSFSSAMYASGGTIPYMVDSRGAPVVPQVGGSSSTILPSYSQPPVVVNMAGTQLSLNGVGSSPPNFDLNSNFMTDGGPRDTLAARQFFFPSSGRALEEHARTIPQSSSSGGDGKRKEPDSGWDPYPFSYRGPQPPWK; encoded by the coding sequence ATGACTCTCGAAGACTTCTTTACTTTGACTGAGATGAGAGATGGGCTCACTGCCCCTTCTCGAGTCCAGGAGTTGGTCTCTGAAATGCAAAAGGAGCAAGATAGTGTTGTTAAGAATGCTTGTGATGCAACGAGGCAGTGGGCTGCTGTTGCAAGCACCATTGCTGCTACTGAAAATAAAGATTGTCTTGATCTATTTATTCAATTAGATGGTCTTTTGTTCATCAATAGATGGTTAAATGAGTCACACAATTTTGGCGCTGATGCAAATGATGGCTTCATTGAAGAGTCAATTTCAGCATTATTACGGGCAATTGAAAAGCTGCAACTTGACAGCAAGAAGTCAATCTCATCAGGAATTTGGGGAACTGTACATAAGCTTCTTGGCCACCATAGCTCTAGAGTTCGAGATCGGGCAAGACAATTATTTGACAGCTGGGAAGGAGGTGAAAATGGTGAGGTTGAACCTCAAGTTGACAGATCGAGTGATAAAATTGCCAAGGAGGAATGCCAGCCATCTGCTGTGACAGAAGGTGGCAATGATGATGGTCATGCATCAGAAACTGTAGTAGGTGAGAAGTCTCAATTGAGAAGGTCAGATAGCATGCTACCAGAAAAAGTTGCTACCGAACAGATACCAAGTTCTGACAATGCACCTGAGTCTTCTGTAAGTTTGGATTCTGAACATCTCAAAGAAAAAGCAAACcatttttctagtgttttgacTCCCGTCCAAGAAGTTGCTCCCATAAGTGAAGGTGTGGCCACAGTAACTGAGATCTGTAACTCTCATATTCCAAAACCAGGAAATTTTAAAGGAGAGCCAGATGATGTACAGTTGAATGACTTATCCAAAGCGGAGAAGCTAGAGCAAAATAATAGTGTCCCTCCCGAAAATTCAGGAATAGCAGATAGCTCTTTTTCATCCTCAAAGCTAGGGCATGGACCTGTTTCTTTGGGTGCGACTGAAACAAATGCACCCGAATCTGTGAAAGAACCTACTTTAGAACATAATGATGAGAACAATGAGAATGGTGTTTGTCATATAATGGCTGTTCCTTGCGACATGAGAACACCTGCATCTGATGCAAAGAGTGCGGTGGATGACGTAGAAGCTATAAATTCTAGCAATCCCCAGCCCCCAAAAGCTTCAGAAAATGATAATGAATGCGTTTCTAATATGTTGCAGGACTCATCAGTCAGGGACAGAAACCTGGGAAAGTCAGAGCAGCTAGAGATGCCTTTTCTTTCAACAGAATATGTTAAAGGAGTAACAGAGGGCAAGGGCCAAGTATCCAATCAAGGAAATGGGGCCTCAAGTTATGGCAGTGAACGTGAGTATGATAATGTTGATAACAATGCCTTAAAAGGTGCTCGACAAGTTTCTTTGGAAAAGGGCCAAGTTTCTAACAAAGTCATTGATGCCTCGAATGGTTCTGATTCTTCTAGAAGGAGGAAGCGGCCCAGAATCCCAAACCTTATCAAGAAAACTTCCGATATTGAACTCGAGTATGGGATTGTTGATGCTTTAGAAGTTGCTCGACAAGTTGCTCAGGAAGTTGAGAGAGAAGTCCGCAGCTCATCTTCAGAGGAAATTTCAGAAGGCAGAATAAGGCGACCAGGGAGTTCAGGCAGTCCAGTTTCTTCAGATAATAAATATGAACTAACCCATGTCCTGCCTGAGGAGGTATCGTCCAGGCAAAGCAACTCTGCTGATGCATGTTCTGAACAGGATGGACATATGAGTTACTCAGACAATATTGAGGCCCAGGCACAGCCAGAATGCTTACCTGACTTGGAGTCCTCACAGGTGACTGAAGCAGCTCAAGATCCAGGAGGTAATTCAGAGAAAAGCCTGTGTACCTTCGATCTGAATGAAGAAATTGGTTCAAATGGTATGGACGTGTCAGTAAATACTATGCCTGCCGCACCAATACCAGTTGTCTCTGTTTCAAAGCCTGCACAGAGTTCTGGGCCGCCAACTGCTCCTTTGCAGTTTGAAGGGACACTTGGATGGAAAGGATCAGCTGTCACTAGTGCCTTTCGTCCTGCATCACCTCGTAGAAGTTCTGATAGTGAGAGGAATGTTTCTGTTGGTGGGAACTCACATAGTTCCAAGCGAAGGCATGATTTCCTCGATATTGATTTGAATGTGGCTGATGGGGATGAAGAACTGGTAAAACAAAAATCCTCAGGCCTTCCTTTTGAGCAGTCATTAGCGGAACTTAATCCTAAACAGTCCAGCAGGCTTGACTTGGATTTAAACAGTGTTGGTGACGATGGTGACATCCAACCTTCAAATCGCAGAACAGAAGCGCAACTGTTTTCCCAAAGAAATGACTTTTGGAGTCCGTTACATGGAGCATCGTCGTCATCAATGCAGCCTTCAGTTCGCAACATTGATCTGAATGACAGACCATATTTTCAAACTGCTTTGGTGGAACAAGGGCCTAGTAAGTCTTTGTTTATGGATTCATATGGGCGTTCAAAGTCAGATGCTCCTGTGATCTCTATTTTGGGTGCCAAGGTGGAAGTTGATAGGAGAGAACATGTTCCTCAAACGATATCTATTCCAAATGGCAAAGGTATTGAGCCTGTCATCGATCTTACAATGTCAGGAGCAGGTGCCATGTTGGGGATGTGCCCTTCAGTATCTTACAGTAAGTCAGCTGTTTTCGGGTATAATGGCCTGACATCAGGCCCCCATCTATCATTTTCGTCAGCCATGTATGCATCTGGTGGCACAATTCCATACATGGTGGACTCAAGAGGTGCTCCTGTGGTTCCTCAAGTTGGGGGGTCTTCATCAACCATTCTGCCATCTTACTCTCAGCCTCCAGTTGTCGTGAACATGGCCGGTACACAACTCAGTTTAAATGGGGTCGGGTCTTCGCCTCCAAACTTTGATTTAAATTCCAACTTCATGACTGATGGTGGACCTAGAGATACATTGGCTGCAAGGCAgtttttctttccctcttctgGAAGAGCTTTGGAGGAGCATGCTAGGACCATTCCGCAATCCTCAAGTTCTGGGGGTGATGGAAAAAGAAAGGAACCAGACAGTGGCTGGGATCCTTATCcatttagctacagaggtcctcAACCTCCATGGAAGTAG